A single genomic interval of Camelina sativa cultivar DH55 chromosome 11, Cs, whole genome shotgun sequence harbors:
- the LOC104723707 gene encoding BI1-like protein — MAKSDIETGAGGGNELYPDMKESTELRWAFIRKVYTILSLQLLLTVGVSAVFFFVRPIPVFITETTPGLVVFFVILLLPLFLLWPLLAFEKKHPINCIVLTIFTLSISFAVGICCSLSKGRIVMEAAILTAAMVFGLTIYTFWAVKRGHDFSFLGPFLFGSLLIILVFTLLQIYYPLGKLTSMIFSGVASIVFCGYIIFDTDQLIKKLNYDEYIIAAIRLYLDVMSLFLNLLGIMSNGQ, encoded by the exons atggcgaaatCTGACATAGAAACTGGTGCTGGTGGTGGTAACGAGCTGTATCCGGACATGAAAGAGAGCACAGAGCTTCGTTGGGCTTTCATAAGGAAAGTGTACACCATCTTGTCTCTTCAGCTGCTTCTCACCGTCGGTGTCTCCGCCGTGTTCTTCTTCGTCCGTCCGATTCCTGTGTTCATCACCGAGACTACCCCTGGACTCGTCGTCTTCTTTGTCAtcctccttcttcctctcttcc TGCTGTGGCCTCTGTTGGCTTTTGAGAAGAAGCATCCCATTAACTGCATTGTCCTTACCATCTTCACTCTCTCCATTTCCTTCGCTGTTGGGATTTGCTGCTCTCTCTCCAAAG GGAGGATTGTTATGGAGGCTGCAATTCTCACAGCAGCGATGGTCTTTGGGCTGACGATCTACACCTTCTGGGCAGTAAAGAGAGGCCATGATTTCTCCTTCCTTGGACCATTCCTCTTTGGTTCACTCCTCATTATCCTTGTCTTCACTCTGCTCCAG ATCTACTACCCTCTCGGGAAGCTAACATCGATGATATTCAGCGGTGTAGCATCAATCGTGTTCTGCGGATACATCATCTTCGACACAGACCAGCTGATCAAGAAACTCAACTACGACGAGTATATCATTGCTGCGATCCGTCTTTACCTGGACGTTATGAGTCTCTTCCTCAATCTCCTTGGCATCATGAGCAACGGCCAGTGA
- the LOC104723708 gene encoding EPIDERMAL PATTERNING FACTOR-like protein 4, with protein sequence MNNPKPQTHKHKPKKNLSCTQKSKTHNVSPQTLVSLLTSAHPRRFLTNMGASRRRRRRFLLAALAAFALLHLFSVSADGGWIGRQRPGSGLPGGFIGDNKRFGGPGSSPPTCRAKCKRCQPCKPVHVPIQPGLSMPLEYYPEAWRCKCGNNLFMP encoded by the exons ATGAATAACCCCAAACCCCAAACTCAcaaacataaacccaaaaaaaatctctcttgcACACAGaaaagtaaaacacacaatGTTTCACCACAAACACTTGTCTCTCTGCTAACGAGCGCGCATCCTCGCCGGTTCCTGACTAATATGGGCGCCTCCCGTCGCCGCCGTCGTCGCTTTCTTTTAGCTGCACTCGCCGCATTTGCTCTCCTCCACCTCTTCTCAGTCTCGGCTG ATGGTGGATGGATTGGTCGTCAGAGACCCGGGTCGGGTTTACCGGGTGGGTTCATTGGGGATAATAAGCGGTTTGGAGGTCCGGGTTCATCACCACCGACGTGTAGAGCGAAGTGTAAGAGATGTCAGCCGTGTAAACCGGTTCACGTACCGATTCAACCCGGTTTGAGCATGCCTTTGGAGTATTACCCTGAAGCTTGGCGGTGCAAGTGTGGCAACAACCTTTTCATGCCCTAA
- the LOC109127624 gene encoding uncharacterized protein LOC109127624, translating to MWIAHLNRLPTRSKLQSWGMQVSSDCCICASNVETRDHLLFTCSFSMEIWRMIHRRLSLPPPLFRNWESLLDWIRLSSASSPSTLRKIAAQATIYAIWKQRNNILHNLQAVPPSVIFKEIDREIINTTIARRHCKNFKKLFYLWVR from the coding sequence ATGTGGATAGCTCATCTTAACAGATTGCCCACTCGCTCCAAACTCCAGTCATGGGGAATGCAGGTCTCCTCTGACTGTTGCATATGCGCTTCGAATGTCGAGACTAGAGACCACCTACTTTTTACCTGCAGCTTTAGCATGGAAATTTGGAGAATGATACATCGAAGACTTTCACTGCCTCCACCTCTTTTCAGGAACTGGGAAAGCTTGTTGGACTGGATCAGATTGAGCTCAGCCTCCTCCCCATCTACACTAAGGAAGATCGCCGCTCAAGCCACAATTTATGCAATctggaaacagagaaacaacaTTCTGCACAATCTCCAAGCCGTTCCACCATCTGTTATCTTCAAGGAAATAGATCGGGAGATCATCAACACAACTATCGCGAGGAGACACTGCAAGAACTTTAAGAAGCTCTTCTATCTTTGGGTCAGATAA